The DNA segment GCGCCGCCACTTCGGTGAGCACCTGGCCGTCGGCCAGCTTGAGCGCCGGCACGTAACCTTTCGGATTGATCGCCGTAAAATCGAGGCCAGCCTCGGTCTTCCTGGTAGCCAGATCCACCTTCTCTTTTTCGAACGAGAATCCCCCTTCGTTGAGGACGATGTGGGCAGCCAGGGAGCAGGCGCCGGGTACGTAATAGAGTTTCATGTCTTCCTTTCGGGTCAATCAAGAATTCAAGCCGTGGGCGGCTTATGCCGTCTTTTTGGGACAACTGGCATCCGCGGGCGCCCGGACGAACACGGCGCCGTCCTGGACGACGACCTCATAGGTCTGCAGCGCAATCTCACATGGAAACGACAGCGCCTTTCCGGTACAGACGTTGAAGGTGCCGCCGTGCAGCGGACACTCGACGATGTCGTTTTCAAAGTACCCGTCGGTCAACAGCGCGGTGTTGTGCGTGCACACGTTGCTGGTGATGTAGATGCGGCCATCGACGTTGAATGCCGCCAGCGGGGGGAAACCCTGAATCTCCAACGCCGTCATGTCGCCTGCGACGTCGCCGGTGGCGCACACCTTGATCAGTTCATTCATAAAACCACCATTTCTCCAAGTGAAAGCCGATGCGCACCGGCCGATATCATCGGCCTGCCGCACGACGTGGACAGCCCGCTTATGCCGGCTGCAGTTCGTCGCCGCCATTGACCTTCATGATGCCGCGCACACCGAGACCGCCATCCGTATTGATGACGACGCCGGTAATGGTGGCGGCGTTTTCACGCGAGGCCAGCAGTACGAATGGGCCACAGTAATCGCGAGGCTCGGGCGACACGCGCAGCGGCGTAATGTCGCGCAGGATCGCGTCGAGGTGGTCGATCTGGTCGAGTTGCTGGTGCGCGGTACCCGTGGCTGCCAGGCCGCTCAGCTGGGTCACCATGCCGCCCGGCGCCACACCATTGACCCGCACGTTGGGGGCAAGCTCGTGGGCGAGCTGGCGGATCACGCCGACCAGGGCGTGTTTCGACGCGGTGTAGATCGGTCCGCCGCCGCCTGGGTAGAAGCCGGCGTTCGACACGGTGAAAATCATGCTGCCGCGCGATTTGAGCAATTCGGGCAATGCCGCTTTTGCGCCGAGCAGGCCGGCCTTCACGTTGATCGCGAACAGTTCGTCGAAGGCGGGGCCGAGCTGTTCCGCATCGAGCTGCGCCAGCCCGGCAAAAAAATCGAAGATGCCGGCATTCGCCACAAACGTGTCGAGCTTGCCGAAGCACTCTACCGTTGCCCTGACGGCCATTTCGTTATCGCGGTAGGAAGTCACGTCGCCGGCCACAGCGCACACCTTGTCGCCGAAGTCCTTTTTCAGCTGCGCCACCTTGGCCTCGTCGCGCTCAAGAATGCCGACTGCCGCGCCTTCGTCGAGAAAGCGCTGGACCAGGGCGCGGCCCAGGCCCGAACCACCACCAGTCACCAACACCACATCACCTTGTAACCAACCCATTATTTTCTCCCTGTTTTTGATAAAAATCACCCGCACAATCACTCGCGACCGGACACCTTGCGCGCCGGCTCAGTCCTCCGGCACGGCCGCTGCGGCGCGACAGCCTGTGTCGACCAGCACGCGGCCATCCACGATATGCACCGCATACGTGCGGATGTCGTCGACCAGCGGTGCGCACTTCGCCTTGCCGGTGCGCACGTCGAACTTTCCTTGATGCAATGGACACTCGATCTCATGGCCATCAAGAAATCCGTCACACAGCCGCGCGTGGCCATGCGTACAGATATTGTCGGTGGCGAACAGATCGCCACCGACGCGATACAGGGCCAGGCTCCTGCCGCCGGCTTCAATGCCGATCACATCGTCTTCGGGGACAGCATCGAGCGCCGCCACGTCGGTCCATCGTTGATTCATGGCAGGGCCTCAGATCGGGTAAATCAGCGAGTTGGGAATCATCTCGCTGTCGTAGATGCAGCAGCGCGATGCGAATTTCATGCCGTTCGGAGTGCGGCAAATCGTATCGATATAGCGTCCCACGTTGAACACCGTGGAGTCTCCGTTGAGCTTGGTACGGAACACGGCATAATTGGCTTCCGAGGTAACGCGGTCGCCCTCCTGCGTCAACACCAGCGGCATGCCGACGACGTGGCGCTGGTAGTACGGATCGTGGAACAAGGTTTCGCGAATGCCATACGCACGGTCTTTCAACATGCGGCGGCTGATGAATGACATGGTGGCTAACGGGAACCCACGCTCATGGTTTTCGCGCGGCTGGACCTTGTACTCGCACTCTTCGGTGAAAAAATCCACCCACCGGTCCCAATCGCCGGCATCGACGGCAGCCGAGTAGTCGGCATACAGGCGCAGCAAATCCAGATAGGTTTGGAAATCGGTCGTCATCACAGCTCCATTACCTTGCGCCAGTAGTTGTACATGCCACGAATGAGCGTCTCCGTCACCATATGGTCGGCGTTGCCGCATTCATGGCCACCCAGCTCGGCCACGGTGCGGTGAAACGGCTTCTGCTCGAATCCTTGCTGTGAAAATTCAATGACCTCGCCATCGTCGGCGGAGACGAAGCCGGCCGGCCCGAACAGGTTCGCCTGGATCAGGCGGCGCTCGGTCATTTCCGGCGTGTCGTCCTCGAACCCGAAATGGGTCCACACGAAGTCGAACGAGCCGGATCCGTTCGGCTGGATGTGCCGCGTCGACACGCTGTTGACCTGCTGCTGGAATACGACGCTCGGGAAGATCGTCATCATGACGGCGGTCGGCTCGCCCCACCATGGCTCGTGCACGATATCGAGCAAGCGCTTGTCGTTGATCTGCATGCTTTCTTTGAAGCTCGTCACGCCTGCTGTGACTTCGCTTTTCGCGCCGCCGGTGCCCCTGGTCGAAATCATCGCGGCATGACGGTACTGGCTATCCATCTTCAGTTCCGACTTATTGTCCGCACGCCACAGGCCGTACGTGACGAACCATGTATGCAATAGACCCGGATGGTAGGGATCCTTGATATTCTCCTGCATCAGTTTCCAGTTGCCCGGAATGCGCTGTCGGTTGTAACCGAGTATCGTCAGCTTGCGGCCGCTGAACAGGCGGTCGAAGTAGCCAAGAATGTCAGCGCCCAGATACTGCTCGAGGCTTTCGACGCCGTGGTCGAACGAAGCGAACACGACGCCGCCGCGCGTGGCCACCTTCAGCGTATTCAGGCCGTGTTCCTCGGTTTTGAATTCCGGCGGCATGCCGCCGTTGACCTTGCCATCGCGCTTCACCCCACGGCGGAACGGAACGCCCTGCAGCTCGCCATTCAGGCGGTAGGTCCATTGATGGTAAGGACAGACCAGTTCCTTCTTGTTGCCGCTGCGCTCGCGGCAGAATTGCATGCCCCGATGGGCGCATACATTCTCGACCACGTTAATGGCGCCATCCTGGTCGCGTGTCATGATGACGGACCGCTCGCCGACGACTGTTCTCTTGAAGTCGCCGGCATTCGGGATTTCCGCTTCCAGGCCGACATAGCACCAGTGGCCGTGATAGAAAAACCGTTCGAGTTCGCGCTTGTACAGCGCTTCATCGGTATAGGCCCAGAATGGAACGCGGCTGGAACCTTCTGCCTCCCACACCGGGTCCTTGGGAAATACCACCGGAATGTCACCCATATTTGTCTCCTTGCGTTTTCTGGCTGGCTCGGTGCGATGTCAGGCAGCGACGCTGACTGCAATCTCGCCCAGTCCATCGACTGCGCCGCGCATTACATCGCCGCGATTCACGCGGTTCACGCCCTCCGGGGTTCCGGTCATGATGATGTCGCCGGGCTCCAGCATTTCGTACTGCGACAGACAGGCAATACACTCAGGCACCGACCAGATCATCATTTCAATGTCCGACGACTGCCTGCCTTCACCGTTCACGGTCAGCGAAATCGCGGCGGACTTCGGATGTCCGACCTGTTCCGCACGATGCACCGGACCGATCGGCGCGGAATGCGAAAATGACTTGCCGAATTCCCACGGGCGGCCTTTGTCGCGGGCGTCGAGCTGGAGGTCGCGGCGCGTCATATCCAGGCCGACCGCGTAGCCGTAGACATGCTCCAACGCCTGCCCGACCGGAATGTCCGCCCCGCCCTTGCCGATCGCCACCACCAATTCGATCTCAAAATGAAAATTGGCGGTCATCGGCGGATACGGAATGGTCACCAGTGACGCGCCGGCTTGCACCGTGGCGCAGGCCGGCTTCATGAAGAAGAACGGTGGGTCGCGATCCGGATCCTTGCCCATCTCGCGCGCATGCGCGGCGTAGTTACGGCCAACACAGAAAATCCGATTGACCGGGAAACACTCACTGAGCCCGGCAATGGCCAGCGTGTACATTGGAGCGGGTGTAACTGCATACTTCATTTCAAGTCCTAGCGTGGAGAGTCATTCGATGTTTCAATGCGCTGGCCATCCTGGCGCCGCCCATCGTGTCTGGTGTTGGAACTGCCTGCTGCGTACATTTGCACGGTTCAAGTGCCGCTCGCGTAAAAAGCGTCGGCGTGTATATGTTCGGGCAACACGCCCTTTTCCTGGACCAGCAGCGTCGCGGCCTCGACCATCGGCGGGGCACCGCACAGGTAGGCGCGCCAGCCAGCCAGGCTGTTCCAGTCGGCTGCCAGCGCGTCGGTCACCAGCCCGCTGCGCCTGCGTGCATCGTCATTCCCCATGGCGACCACGATGTGGACGTGCAGATTGGGGAAGTCCGCCGTCAGGGCGTCAAGCCACTGTGTGCCGTACAAGTCTTTCGGCGAACGCACCCCAAAGTACAGATGAATAGGGTTGGTCATCCCCGCGGTCAACGCGCCTCGCAGGATCGACAGGACGGGCGCCAGGCCGGAGCCGCCGGCGACACACAGCATCGGCCCCTGGTGCTTCCTGCGCAGGTAGGCGGCGCCCATCGGCCCACTGGCCCGGACCGCGTCGCCTACCTTGAGGGTGTCGGCGATGTAGCTGCTGACCCGTCCGCCAGCCACCAGGCGGATCTGGAACTCCAGCTCCGCGTCGTCGCTCAAGCCAGCCATCGAGTACGGACGCACATGCTGCGGCGTGAATTGCAGCTGGACATACTGACCTGGCGAGAAATCCAGCGGCTTGGACGGGCGCAGGCGCAGGCGCTTGATGTCGTGCGTCAGGTCCTCGATCGAGGCGACCGTCGCTTTCACGATCCGCGCCGGATGCACGACCACTTCGTCCGACTCCGCGATCTCGATGGTGCAGGCCTCGATCAACACGCTCTGGCAGGCCAAGACATGGCGGTCGCCATTCAGGTTCGGCACCTTGTATTCCTGCCCCAGTTCCATCACCTGGCCCGCCACGATTTTGCAACGGCAGGTTCCGCAACGGCCCGCGATACAGCTGTACGAGATAGGGATCGCGTGCTCCCTGAGCACCTCAAGCAGGTTGGATCCTGGGTGCACGTCGATCAGGCGGTTCTGCGGCTTTACAAACAGGTTCATCACAATAGGCTCTAAAATTTAGGGTAATTAATCTTAGTCCGCCGACCAATATTAAAAAATAGAATGTCGTGAATTCAGTGAATCACTCACCTAAATAGTGGCAACAAGCTCGGCTGCGGAATGGCGAAAACGCTCGGGCATGGCCGGTGCGACCGAGCTGGCGCCATCCTCGCTGAAATCCGAAAACGTCTTGTAAATGACGCCGCGCATCCACTGATTGCCCGGCTCTTTGTGAAACCTCGCGTGCCAGAACAGATTGATGGCGATTTCGGGGAACGGCACCGGATGGGCGGAATAACTGAGCCCGAACGGCTCCAGGCTTTGACGGGCGAAGCGTTCGGGTACCGTGGACACCAGGTCGGTGTCCTGCAGGATGTGGCCGACCGAGACGAAATGCGGCACGCTGAGCACCACGCGCCGTTGGCCGCAGTGGCGTTCCAGCACCTCGTCCACATTCAAGTGGCCGGTATCGGCCGACACCACCATCAGGTGGTCCGCGCCGGCAAATTCTTCCAGCGTCACGCCCGGCTTATCGAGTACATGCCCCTTGCGGAACAGGCAGACATAGCGTTGTTTGAACAGGCGGCGCTGGAAATATCCGGCTTTCAGTTGGGGCAACAGGCCGATCGCCAGATCGATATTGCCAGCGTCCATTTCCTCCGCCAATTTGATCGCGCCATTGCGCACGGTGCTGATCGTCACCCCCGGTGCTTCGCGCGCCAGCGTGGCCATCAGCGTCGGCAGAAAATAGATTTCGCCGATGTCGGTCATCCCGATCGTGAACTTGCGCGTGCTGGCAGTCGGGTCGAAGGTCTGGCGCTGGTTGAGAGTGGTCAGGATCGTCGACAGCACGTAAGCGATCGGCTCGGCCAGCTGCTCGGCAAACGGCGTTGGCTGCATGCCGCGCGAAGTCCGCAAGAAAAGGTCGTCGCCCATCAGTCGCCTGAATCGCTTCAAGGCGTTGCTGACCGCCGGTTGTGTGACGCCAAGCTTGGCCGCCGCGCCCGAAACGCTGCGCTCGAGCAGCAGCTGGTTGAAGACAACCAATAGATTCAGGTCGATGTCGTTCAGGTTCATGGGTGGCCAAGCTCCTTACGCGCCAGGTTCCGCATCCGGCTGACGCGAAGGATGGGCAAGTTGAAAGGCGCTGAGCGACTGGCACGCCTGGTCGATCGCCATCAGCGTCGGATAGGCGGACAGGTCAACGTTAAATCGCTGCGCGTTGTATAGTTGCGGCACCAGGCAGCAGTCGGCTAAGGTCGGAGCATCCTGGAAACAAAACCGGCCTCGCTGCGCTGTGCGCGCGAGGCTGCTCTCCACGGCAGACAGGCCCAGGCCGATCCAGTGCTGTATCCACACCATCTTGCTTTGTTCGGACAGCCCCAACTCACCGGTCAGGAACTTGAGGACCTTCAGGTTGTTCAGCGGGTGGATATCACAGGCCACGGTCAGCGCCAGCTGGCGGACCAGGGCCCGGTCTTCCGCCGTCCCCGGCAACAACGGAAAGTGGGGAAAACGCTCGTCCAGGTACTCGATGATCGCGAGCGACTGGCTCACCGTCGCGTCGCCTTGCTGCAATACCGGCACAAGGCATTGCGGATTCAGGGCCTGAAACGCGTGCTTGAACTGTTCGCCGCCATCCCGGTTGAGATGAACCGCAACATATTCGTAGTCGAGTCGCTTCAGGTTCAACGCGATACGCACCCGATACGAC comes from the Janthinobacterium sp. 67 genome and includes:
- a CDS encoding aromatic-ring-hydroxylating dioxygenase subunit beta, which gives rise to MTTDFQTYLDLLRLYADYSAAVDAGDWDRWVDFFTEECEYKVQPRENHERGFPLATMSFISRRMLKDRAYGIRETLFHDPYYQRHVVGMPLVLTQEGDRVTSEANYAVFRTKLNGDSTVFNVGRYIDTICRTPNGMKFASRCCIYDSEMIPNSLIYPI
- a CDS encoding 2Fe-2S iron-sulfur cluster-binding protein, with translation MNLFVKPQNRLIDVHPGSNLLEVLREHAIPISYSCIAGRCGTCRCKIVAGQVMELGQEYKVPNLNGDRHVLACQSVLIEACTIEIAESDEVVVHPARIVKATVASIEDLTHDIKRLRLRPSKPLDFSPGQYVQLQFTPQHVRPYSMAGLSDDAELEFQIRLVAGGRVSSYIADTLKVGDAVRASGPMGAAYLRRKHQGPMLCVAGGSGLAPVLSILRGALTAGMTNPIHLYFGVRSPKDLYGTQWLDALTADFPNLHVHIVVAMGNDDARRRSGLVTDALAADWNSLAGWRAYLCGAPPMVEAATLLVQEKGVLPEHIHADAFYASGT
- the hcaB gene encoding 3-(cis-5,6-dihydroxycyclohexa-1,3-dien-1-yl)propanoate dehydrogenase yields the protein MGWLQGDVVLVTGGGSGLGRALVQRFLDEGAAVGILERDEAKVAQLKKDFGDKVCAVAGDVTSYRDNEMAVRATVECFGKLDTFVANAGIFDFFAGLAQLDAEQLGPAFDELFAINVKAGLLGAKAALPELLKSRGSMIFTVSNAGFYPGGGGPIYTASKHALVGVIRQLAHELAPNVRVNGVAPGGMVTQLSGLAATGTAHQQLDQIDHLDAILRDITPLRVSPEPRDYCGPFVLLASRENAATITGVVINTDGGLGVRGIMKVNGGDELQPA
- a CDS encoding LysR family transcriptional regulator, with the protein product MNLNDIDLNLLVVFNQLLLERSVSGAAAKLGVTQPAVSNALKRFRRLMGDDLFLRTSRGMQPTPFAEQLAEPIAYVLSTILTTLNQRQTFDPTASTRKFTIGMTDIGEIYFLPTLMATLAREAPGVTISTVRNGAIKLAEEMDAGNIDLAIGLLPQLKAGYFQRRLFKQRYVCLFRKGHVLDKPGVTLEEFAGADHLMVVSADTGHLNVDEVLERHCGQRRVVLSVPHFVSVGHILQDTDLVSTVPERFARQSLEPFGLSYSAHPVPFPEIAINLFWHARFHKEPGNQWMRGVIYKTFSDFSEDGASSVAPAMPERFRHSAAELVATI
- a CDS encoding fumarylacetoacetate hydrolase family protein; the protein is MKYAVTPAPMYTLAIAGLSECFPVNRIFCVGRNYAAHAREMGKDPDRDPPFFFMKPACATVQAGASLVTIPYPPMTANFHFEIELVVAIGKGGADIPVGQALEHVYGYAVGLDMTRRDLQLDARDKGRPWEFGKSFSHSAPIGPVHRAEQVGHPKSAAISLTVNGEGRQSSDIEMMIWSVPECIACLSQYEMLEPGDIIMTGTPEGVNRVNRGDVMRGAVDGLGEIAVSVAA
- a CDS encoding non-heme iron oxygenase ferredoxin subunit codes for the protein MNELIKVCATGDVAGDMTALEIQGFPPLAAFNVDGRIYITSNVCTHNTALLTDGYFENDIVECPLHGGTFNVCTGKALSFPCEIALQTYEVVVQDGAVFVRAPADASCPKKTA
- a CDS encoding aromatic ring-hydroxylating dioxygenase subunit alpha → MGDIPVVFPKDPVWEAEGSSRVPFWAYTDEALYKRELERFFYHGHWCYVGLEAEIPNAGDFKRTVVGERSVIMTRDQDGAINVVENVCAHRGMQFCRERSGNKKELVCPYHQWTYRLNGELQGVPFRRGVKRDGKVNGGMPPEFKTEEHGLNTLKVATRGGVVFASFDHGVESLEQYLGADILGYFDRLFSGRKLTILGYNRQRIPGNWKLMQENIKDPYHPGLLHTWFVTYGLWRADNKSELKMDSQYRHAAMISTRGTGGAKSEVTAGVTSFKESMQINDKRLLDIVHEPWWGEPTAVMMTIFPSVVFQQQVNSVSTRHIQPNGSGSFDFVWTHFGFEDDTPEMTERRLIQANLFGPAGFVSADDGEVIEFSQQGFEQKPFHRTVAELGGHECGNADHMVTETLIRGMYNYWRKVMEL
- the maiA gene encoding maleylacetoacetate isomerase; its protein translation is MARTNPAERVLYNYFRSTASYRVRIALNLKRLDYEYVAVHLNRDGGEQFKHAFQALNPQCLVPVLQQGDATVSQSLAIIEYLDERFPHFPLLPGTAEDRALVRQLALTVACDIHPLNNLKVLKFLTGELGLSEQSKMVWIQHWIGLGLSAVESSLARTAQRGRFCFQDAPTLADCCLVPQLYNAQRFNVDLSAYPTLMAIDQACQSLSAFQLAHPSRQPDAEPGA
- a CDS encoding non-heme iron oxygenase ferredoxin subunit; its protein translation is MNQRWTDVAALDAVPEDDVIGIEAGGRSLALYRVGGDLFATDNICTHGHARLCDGFLDGHEIECPLHQGKFDVRTGKAKCAPLVDDIRTYAVHIVDGRVLVDTGCRAAAAVPED